AATGTCCTGCCTGTTCTTTTCCAGATTCCCGACCCGGCACAATCCATCACCTGGCGGTATCTCTACGGGTTCGTACCGTCCTGAAAATCCGGTTTTCCCTTCTCAGGGGGAAGGGTTCCTGGGCAAGACCAGAATCTCTCCCTCCAACACCCGATGTTCATTCTCCCGGGCAATGCGCTCCATCTCGAAAGGGTCCGATCGCAGGGCATCCACATGGGCGCGCATGTCCTGAATCCGCTTCGTGAGGGCTTCCTTGTGGCGTGCCAGATCCTTCGCCTCCCACCGATACCGGATCAGTGGCGCGATTCCCGTATCGCCGGACAGGAGAGCGCCGGTCCCGTAAAGAAACATTGCCGCCCCGGACACAAGAAGGACGACGAGGAGAAAACGCGAACCGGCGGCATCGGATGCCGGAGACGAGGGGGGCGGGGTTGAATGCGCCATCGTTTTCTTACCGGGAGGTCCGAAGACCGGAAAGACCCGCGAAAATGGCCTGGTCTCCGAGCTCTTCCTCGATACGGAGAAGACGGTTGTATTTTGCCGTTCTTTCCCCTCTCGAAAGAGAGCCGGTCTTGATCTGACCTCCCTCCATCGCCACTGCAAGATCTGCGATGAATGTATCTTCGGATTCTCCCGAACGGTGGGAGATCATGGCCCCCATACTGTTGTAGAGAGCCAGACGGGTTGCATCGACAGTTTCCGTGACCGTTCCCACCTGGTTGAGCTTGACCAGAAGAGCCGTTCCCGCTTTTCTCCGGATTCCCTCCCGAAGATAGATCGAATTGGTCACGAACAGGTCATCCCCCACCAGCTGGATCCGGTCCCCAATGTTTTTCGTGAGGACTTCCCATCCGTCCCAATCCTCTTCGCTCATCCCGTCCTCAATGGAAACGATCGGGTAGCGATCGACCAGATCCCTGTAATACTCGACCATCTCGAGAGAAGACAGAGTCTTTCCCTCCCCGGAGAGGTGGTATTTCCCGTCCCGGTAAAATTCCGAACTGGCGGCATCGAGCGCCAGAGAAACGTCTTCTCCGGGTTCGTAACCGGCTTCCCGGATAGCGCGTAACAGAAGAAGAATCGCCTCTTCGTGGGAGGCGAGGGAAGGAGCAAACCCTCCTTCATCTCCCACCAGCGTCGGAAGACCCTCCTTGTGCAGAACCTTTTTCAGCGTCCAGAAAATTTCCGCACCGGCCCGGATCGCATCCGAACAGGATTCCAGCCCGTGGGGAACGATCATGAACTCCTGAAAATCGAGATTGTTATCCGCATGAGCCCCTCCGTTAATGATGTTCATGAAGGGAGTCGGAAGTGTTCGGGCTGTCATGCCTCCGAGGCTTCTGTAGAGGGGGAGGTCCCGCTCGATCGCCGACGCGCGGGCCACCGCCATCGAAACTCCCAGAACGGCATTCGCTCCAAGAACACTTTTGTTGGGAGTTCCGTCGAGAGCTTTCAGCGTTTCATCCACGAGAGCCTGGTCTTCCGCCGGAAGACCAAGAAGGGCTTCCCGAATGACCCCCACGACATTGGAAATAGCCATCCGGACCCCTTTACCCAGGAATCGTCCCGCTTCCTTGTCCCGAAGCTCGATCGCCTCACGGGAACCGGTTGACGCTCCGGAAGGGACAATCGCCGATCCGGAAGCACCGCTTTCCAGAAGTATTTCGACCTCGACCGTCGGGTTTCCCCGGGAATCCAGCACCTCCCT
The sequence above is drawn from the Leptospirillum ferriphilum ML-04 genome and encodes:
- a CDS encoding FtsB family cell division protein; translated protein: MAHSTPPPSSPASDAAGSRFLLVVLLVSGAAMFLYGTGALLSGDTGIAPLIRYRWEAKDLARHKEALTKRIQDMRAHVDALRSDPFEMERIARENEHRVLEGEILVLPRNPSP
- the eno gene encoding phosphopyruvate hydratase, translating into MSGIEEIHAREVLDSRGNPTVEVEILLESGASGSAIVPSGASTGSREAIELRDKEAGRFLGKGVRMAISNVVGVIREALLGLPAEDQALVDETLKALDGTPNKSVLGANAVLGVSMAVARASAIERDLPLYRSLGGMTARTLPTPFMNIINGGAHADNNLDFQEFMIVPHGLESCSDAIRAGAEIFWTLKKVLHKEGLPTLVGDEGGFAPSLASHEEAILLLLRAIREAGYEPGEDVSLALDAASSEFYRDGKYHLSGEGKTLSSLEMVEYYRDLVDRYPIVSIEDGMSEEDWDGWEVLTKNIGDRIQLVGDDLFVTNSIYLREGIRRKAGTALLVKLNQVGTVTETVDATRLALYNSMGAMISHRSGESEDTFIADLAVAMEGGQIKTGSLSRGERTAKYNRLLRIEEELGDQAIFAGLSGLRTSR